One genomic region from Amaranthus tricolor cultivar Red isolate AtriRed21 chromosome 12, ASM2621246v1, whole genome shotgun sequence encodes:
- the LOC130828844 gene encoding glucan endo-1,3-beta-glucosidase 14-like, whose translation MYKITRFCRLVSLLFLLFTSHLATATVTAFTGTYGINYGRIADNIPSPEKVVQLLRAAKIRNVRIFDFDHSVLQAFSGTGLELVVGLPNGYLQDMSANADHALSWVKENIQQFYPQTRIVGIAIGNEVLGNDQQLSGVLLGAVKNIYNATKSLNLDKIQITTSHSFGVFDNSYPPSNCTFRDNVKQYMLPLLKFFWQIGSPFCLNAYPFLTYMSDPKHIDINYALFLKNPGIVDSQTKLHYDNLLDAQIDAAYAALEDAGFKKMEIVVTETGWASHGDPSEEVATLENARTYNFNLRKRLALKKGTPMRPKVMLRAYVFAIFNEDDKPGPTSERNFGLWKPDGSISYDVGFPALKSSAVANSPFSLKDIRAQGWLTPYSTLFTMCMMILFLLLR comes from the exons ATGTACAAAATAACGAGATTCTGTAGATTGGTTTCTTTACTGTTCTTGCTCTTCACATCCCACTTAG CCACTGCGACAGTAACTGCTTTTACTGGAACTTATGGCATAAATTATGGTAGAATTGCTGACAATATCCCTTCACCAGAGAAAGTTGTTCAGCTTTTGAGAGCTGCAAAGATACGGAATGTTAGAATATTCGACTTTGATCATAGTGTGCTTCAGGCTTTTAGTGGAACTGGACTTGAGTTAGTTGTAGGACTTCCAAATGGTTATCTCCAAGACATGAGTGCGAATGCCGACCATGCATTGAGTTGGGTCAAAGAGAACATACAACAGTTTTATCCTCAGACTCGTATCGTTGGTATTGCTATTGGAAATGAAGTACTAGGGAATGATCAGCAGCTCTCGGGAGTTCTTTTAGGTGCGgtgaaaaatatttataatgcaACAAAGAGTCTCAATCttgataaaattcaaataaccACATCCCATAGTTTTGGCGTTTTTGATAATTCTTACCCTCCATCGAATTGTACATTCAGAGACAACGTCAAGCAATACATGTTGCCACTTTTGAAATTCTTTTGGCAGATTGGGTCTCCCTTTTGTTTGAATGCTTATCCTTTCCTTACATACATGAGCGATCCAAAACACATTGACATAAACTATGCTTTATTCCTAAAGAACCCCGGAATCGTTGATTCGCAAACAAAACTCCATTATGACAATCTACTTGATGCTCAGATTGATGCAGCTTATGCTGCTTTGGAAGATGCAGGGTTTAAAAAGATGGAGATTGTAGTTACTGAGACTGGTTGGGCATCTCATGGGGATCCAAGTGAAGAAGTTGCTACTCTTGAAAATGCGAGGACTTATAACTTCAATCTACGGAAGAGGCTTGCTTTAAAGAAGGGAACTCCTATGAGGCCAAAAGTTATGCTGAGAGCTTATGTGTTTGCGATTTTTAATGAGGATGACAAACCCGGGCCAACGTCTGAAAGAAATTTTGGACTTTGGAAACCCGACGGAAGTATCTCATATGATGTTGGATTTCCTGCATTGAAATCATCGGCTGTAGCTAATTCACCTTTTTCATTAAAG GATATACGAGCTCAAGGCTGGTTGACACCTTACTCCACATTATTTACTATGTGTATGATGATATTATTTCTGCTCTTGAGATAA